The following DNA comes from Allobranchiibius huperziae.
TCTTCTCCTCGGGTACGAACCCAGCGCAGTACACGTGCGGCAAGACGTGTACGCCGGCCATCGTGGAGCAGAACTCCAAGGTGCTCGGATACAACGAGCCGGTCATCGAACAGTGGGGCCGCTTCGTCCAGGGCATCGCCGTCGGCCGTGACTACCCGGTCGACAAGTCGATGATCAAGGACCCGAACACGATCGTGCACTGCAGCGCGCCGTGCCTCGGCTACTCACCGCAGCTGGCTCAGACGGTGACCCAGACGCTGAAGCCGCGGATCGGGGTGTCGGCGTCCCTGGCGCTGGCGGCGTTCGTGATGTGGATGATCCTGGGCGTCGGCTTCGGGCTGGTCGCGGCGGTGCGCCGCGGTGGACTGCTCGACAAGACACTCGTCGGTGTGGCGTTGATGGCGTACGCCATGCCGACCGTCGTGACGGCGCTGGTCCTCTACCAGTTCCTGGTCATCAAGTGGCAGGTTTTCCCGACGCCGGAGTATGTGGGGATCACCGACAATCCAGCGAGTTGGTTCGTGGGACTGCTCTTACCCGGTCTCACCCTCGCGCTGTTCTACGCGGGTGCCTACGTGCGACTCACACGGGCATTCATCCTCGAGACCCTGGGGCAGGACTTCCTGCGGACCGCCAAGGCCAAGGGGGTCGCTCCGCGTCGCATCCTCTTCAAACACACGCTGCGAGCCGCGCTCACCCCGATCGTCACCCAGGCGGGTCTGGACTTCGGCGCGGTCCTCGGTGGCGCGATCATCACCGAGAACGTGTTCGGTTACCCCGGTCTGGGGCAGATCGCGGCGCAGTCGGCGGTCACGTTCGACCTGCCCACCACCGTCGGCGTCGTGCTGATCCTCGCGACGTTCGTCATCATCGCCAACCTGGTGGTCGATGTGCTGTACGGATTCATCGACCCCCGTGTGAAACTGGTCTGAGGAAGGCGAACGCATGAGCAACCCAGTGACTGTAGACAAGCCCCGGCACGACGGCGCCGCCGGCGGCCCGTTGTTGAGCGTCAAAGACCTGAAGGTGCACTTCAACACCGACGACGGCGTGGTGAAGGCCGTCGACGGCGTCAGCTTCGACCTCGCGGCCGGGCAGACGCTCGGTATCGTCGGCGAGTCCGGCTCCGGGAAGTCCGTGAGCAGCAGCGCGATCATGGGCCTGCAGCGCGGGACCTCCGCGCGTGTCTCCGGGTCGGTCGTCTTCGACGGTCGTGACCTGATGGAGGTGAGCGACGAGGAGTACCGCGAACTGCGCGGGCAGGACATCGCGATGATCTTCCAGGATCCGCTGTCGGCTCTGCACCCGTACTACACCGTGGGCGCCCAGATCGCCGAGGGCTACCGGGTGCACCACCCGGATGCCAACAAGAAGGAGGCGCGCGAGCGCACTCTGGAGATGCTGGGCAAGGTGGGGATCCCGAGCCCTGCGCGGCGCATCGATCAGTATCCGCACGAGTTCTCCGGCGGTATGCGCCAGCGCGCCATGGTCGCCATGGCCCTGATCAACGACCCCAAGCTGCTGATCGCGGATGAGCCGACCACCGCACTCGACGTGACGGTGCAGGCACAGATCCTCGACCTGATGGTGAGCCTGCAGGACGAGTTCCGGTCGGCCATCATCATCATCACCCACGACCTGGGCGTCGTCGCCGACATCGCCGACGACATCCTGGTGATGTATGCCGGGCGCCCGGTCGAGAAGGGCACCGTGCTCGACACGTTCGCGCGGCCCAAGCACCCCTACACCTGGGGACTGCTCGCCTCGATGCCG
Coding sequences within:
- a CDS encoding ABC transporter permease, which gives rise to MFTYIVRRLIGGVVMLIVVSFVTFLLFFSSGTNPAQYTCGKTCTPAIVEQNSKVLGYNEPVIEQWGRFVQGIAVGRDYPVDKSMIKDPNTIVHCSAPCLGYSPQLAQTVTQTLKPRIGVSASLALAAFVMWMILGVGFGLVAAVRRGGLLDKTLVGVALMAYAMPTVVTALVLYQFLVIKWQVFPTPEYVGITDNPASWFVGLLLPGLTLALFYAGAYVRLTRAFILETLGQDFLRTAKAKGVAPRRILFKHTLRAALTPIVTQAGLDFGAVLGGAIITENVFGYPGLGQIAAQSAVTFDLPTTVGVVLILATFVIIANLVVDVLYGFIDPRVKLV
- a CDS encoding ABC transporter ATP-binding protein — protein: MSNPVTVDKPRHDGAAGGPLLSVKDLKVHFNTDDGVVKAVDGVSFDLAAGQTLGIVGESGSGKSVSSSAIMGLQRGTSARVSGSVVFDGRDLMEVSDEEYRELRGQDIAMIFQDPLSALHPYYTVGAQIAEGYRVHHPDANKKEARERTLEMLGKVGIPSPARRIDQYPHEFSGGMRQRAMVAMALINDPKLLIADEPTTALDVTVQAQILDLMVSLQDEFRSAIIIITHDLGVVADIADDILVMYAGRPVEKGTVLDTFARPKHPYTWGLLASMPRLDQARAEKLDPIPGNPPSLINLPTGCAFNPRCAHRDRVPGDKCRTVEPELFQIGTQQARCFLTDQDRAEIAASHDASTHATEQPQESA